A genomic stretch from Candidatus Methanomassiliicoccus intestinalis Issoire-Mx1 includes:
- the lonB gene encoding ATP-dependent protease LonB yields the protein MSNEQFSSTGRSSDIDNWLNSQNFNTTADIEIPEKLADQVIGQDSAVEVIKKAAEQRRHVMLIGEPGTGKSMLARSMTEYLPKSEMQDIIGYHNQEDPNEPKIRVVPAGKGKEIVAAQKREAMQRKQQKTTMLTMIMVLVGMMCLAWFIITMDTTILFVALLFILVIMMAMRYIGGNKENYLVPKLLVGHDDNEMPPFVDATGAHAGALLGDVKHDPFQSGGLETPAHERLEVGAIHKASRGVLFIDEINLLRTESQQSLLTALQEGKFSITGQSERSSGAMVKSEPVPCEFILVCAGNLDAIQGMHPALRSRIRGYGYEVYMQSTMPDTDENRTKLVRFVAQEIAKDKKIPHFDKAAVGEILKEAQRRAGRFGHLTLRLRELGGLIRVSGDVARERGADLVTADIVVDAKRIARSLEQQIADRYLESKKEYNTFVVEGDAVGVVNGLAALNGESSMSEYSGVVLPIVAEVTPPQTRSGGRIIATGKLGEIAKEAVENVSALVKKYSGEDISNHDVHIQFIGTYEGVEGDSASVSVATAVISAYENIPIDQTIAMTGSLSVRGQVLPVGGVTAKIEAAADSGIKKVIIPRSNLGDVVIEDRYMDMIEIVPVDTLGDVLENALVSCPEKESLVHKFTNIVSKGTEKIRPVNIRSSGPTPN from the coding sequence ATGAGCAACGAACAATTCAGCTCTACAGGAAGGTCTTCTGATATCGACAACTGGTTAAATTCTCAGAACTTTAACACGACCGCTGATATTGAAATTCCTGAAAAGCTTGCCGATCAAGTTATCGGCCAAGATTCTGCTGTCGAGGTAATAAAAAAGGCTGCCGAGCAGAGGCGTCACGTGATGCTTATCGGTGAGCCTGGTACTGGAAAGTCTATGCTTGCCAGGTCGATGACAGAGTACCTTCCAAAGAGCGAGATGCAGGACATCATTGGGTATCATAATCAAGAGGATCCCAACGAACCCAAAATACGGGTGGTCCCTGCTGGAAAAGGAAAAGAGATCGTCGCTGCGCAAAAAAGGGAGGCCATGCAGAGGAAGCAGCAGAAAACAACAATGCTCACCATGATCATGGTGTTAGTTGGTATGATGTGTCTGGCGTGGTTTATAATCACAATGGACACAACAATCCTGTTTGTTGCACTGTTGTTTATCCTAGTTATTATGATGGCTATGCGCTACATAGGTGGTAACAAAGAGAATTATCTTGTTCCTAAGCTGTTAGTCGGGCATGATGATAATGAAATGCCGCCATTCGTGGATGCAACAGGTGCTCACGCAGGAGCATTACTGGGTGATGTCAAGCACGATCCTTTCCAAAGCGGAGGACTAGAGACACCAGCCCATGAGCGTTTAGAGGTAGGTGCAATCCACAAAGCTTCAAGAGGAGTTCTCTTCATAGACGAGATCAACCTCCTTAGAACAGAAAGCCAGCAAAGCCTGCTGACTGCTCTGCAGGAAGGAAAGTTCTCAATTACTGGACAGAGCGAAAGATCCTCCGGTGCTATGGTGAAATCTGAACCTGTACCCTGCGAATTCATCTTAGTCTGTGCTGGAAACCTCGATGCTATTCAAGGAATGCATCCCGCATTAAGATCTCGTATTCGTGGATATGGTTATGAAGTCTACATGCAGTCTACAATGCCCGATACCGATGAAAACAGGACAAAACTTGTAAGATTCGTAGCTCAGGAGATTGCTAAAGATAAGAAGATCCCCCACTTTGATAAAGCCGCAGTTGGGGAAATCCTTAAAGAGGCACAGCGCAGAGCCGGTAGATTTGGTCATCTCACACTCAGGCTTAGAGAACTGGGTGGATTAATCAGAGTTTCCGGTGATGTTGCAAGAGAAAGAGGTGCAGATCTCGTCACTGCTGATATCGTTGTAGACGCTAAGAGAATCGCCCGCAGTCTTGAACAACAGATTGCAGATAGATATCTGGAGTCTAAGAAAGAGTACAACACATTTGTTGTAGAGGGCGATGCAGTGGGAGTAGTCAATGGTCTTGCAGCTCTAAATGGTGAAAGTTCCATGTCTGAATATTCAGGTGTGGTACTGCCGATAGTGGCTGAAGTTACACCTCCACAGACCAGATCTGGCGGAAGAATAATCGCAACAGGTAAGCTTGGCGAAATTGCAAAAGAGGCTGTTGAAAATGTCTCTGCTCTCGTCAAAAAATACTCCGGCGAGGACATATCCAACCACGATGTACATATTCAGTTCATAGGAACCTATGAAGGAGTCGAAGGTGACTCTGCATCGGTAAGTGTAGCAACTGCCGTAATCTCTGCCTATGAAAACATCCCAATCGATCAGACAATAGCCATGACCGGTTCACTCTCAGTCAGAGGCCAGGTTCTGCCGGTTGGTGGAGTTACAGCTAAGATCGAAGCAGCTGCAGACTCTGGGATTAAAAAAGTAATCATTCCAAGATCTAATCTGGGTGACGTTGTCATAGAAGATCGTTACATGGATATGATTGAAATCGTCCCAGTCGACACCCTTGGAGATGTCTTAGAAAATGCACTGGTATCTTGCCCTGAAAAGGAAAGTCTGGTACATAAATTTACAAACATCGTCTCCAAAGGAACTGAAAAAATCAGACCTGTAAACATAAGGAGTAGCGGTCCTACTCCAAACTAA
- a CDS encoding DEAD/DEAH box helicase, whose product MAKNVSVEDLDLPEGVTEILIKNGIKELYPPQAEAVFPALDGKNLMVAIPTASGKSLIAYLAAVKQVLENHGKVIYIVPLRALAAEKYEDLKRFERLGLKVGVSVGDFDSPDPQLDRYDIIVATSEKADSLLRHRTDWVKNIALVIADEVHLIHDPGRGPTLEITLAKLKKLNPAIQVIALSATIQNAKDVAEWLDAKLIESEWRPTRLKEGVYLENKIYFVDNTRHEVRNLKTPVVSLVCDAVENGGQCLVFVNTRKATETEAKKIAATLKYSPELESEENEDGEQTSVAKLLKECMKRGVAFHHAGLTNDQRKYVERNFKHGHIKCIVATPTLAAGINLPARRVIIRDVQRFGPGGQVSIPVMEIKQMCGRAGRPRFDPYGEAILLANSEEKKSFLIDNYILADSEEIYSKLGNESVLRSHILALIASETAHSRDTLMDFLNSTFYAHQTTMSLLEDTADKVLEFLEQEEMIQTSNEVIKATFFGKRVSDLYIDPLSAIKLRDALRNYTDGKTIFGFLQAICSTPDLLPLYLKVGEDIKYDEVVIRRSGELLLEPPNEFSEDYEFYLTEIKTACMIESWIDEKDEDELLSEFGIGPGDLRNKADTAEWLIYATRELSNIFNKDAYPMLTELMARLKNGVKPELLELVRLKGVGRARARSMYTYNIRSFEDIRNTEMQKLARIPSINLKLAERIKRQVDPQWSSKNEKVEMKEPVKQVPPPPHQKSLFDF is encoded by the coding sequence ATGGCTAAGAATGTATCAGTGGAAGATTTGGATTTACCCGAAGGGGTTACAGAAATTCTGATTAAAAACGGCATTAAAGAGCTGTATCCCCCCCAGGCAGAAGCAGTATTCCCTGCATTAGATGGAAAAAACCTCATGGTAGCCATTCCGACAGCTTCTGGAAAGAGTTTGATAGCATACCTGGCTGCGGTTAAACAAGTACTTGAAAATCACGGTAAAGTCATATATATAGTCCCATTAAGGGCGCTGGCCGCAGAGAAATATGAAGATTTGAAACGATTTGAAAGACTGGGACTGAAAGTCGGAGTTTCTGTCGGAGATTTTGATTCACCTGATCCTCAGCTTGACAGATATGACATAATTGTTGCTACTTCTGAAAAAGCAGATTCATTGTTAAGACACAGAACCGACTGGGTCAAGAACATCGCACTTGTAATAGCTGACGAAGTGCATCTCATACACGACCCGGGAAGAGGTCCTACGTTAGAGATAACATTAGCTAAACTGAAAAAGTTAAACCCGGCGATCCAAGTAATCGCATTGTCCGCCACGATTCAAAACGCAAAAGACGTTGCAGAATGGCTTGATGCCAAACTGATAGAAAGTGAATGGCGCCCAACCAGATTGAAGGAGGGTGTCTACCTAGAGAATAAGATATATTTTGTAGACAACACAAGGCATGAAGTGCGGAATCTTAAAACTCCAGTGGTATCCCTTGTCTGCGATGCTGTGGAGAACGGCGGCCAGTGTCTGGTTTTTGTAAATACGAGAAAAGCCACAGAGACTGAAGCAAAGAAGATTGCTGCTACTTTGAAGTACTCTCCGGAATTGGAATCGGAGGAGAATGAAGACGGCGAACAGACTTCGGTGGCAAAACTGCTTAAAGAATGCATGAAGCGTGGAGTTGCATTTCACCATGCAGGCCTGACAAACGACCAGCGAAAGTATGTGGAAAGGAATTTTAAACATGGCCATATCAAATGCATTGTTGCCACTCCCACCCTCGCCGCCGGCATAAATCTCCCGGCCAGACGAGTAATCATCAGAGATGTTCAGAGATTTGGACCTGGAGGACAGGTTTCGATCCCAGTAATGGAGATCAAACAGATGTGTGGAAGAGCCGGCAGACCGAGATTCGATCCCTACGGCGAAGCTATACTTCTTGCAAATTCAGAAGAAAAGAAATCATTTTTGATTGATAACTACATCCTTGCAGATTCTGAAGAGATTTATTCAAAATTAGGCAATGAATCTGTTTTAAGATCTCATATCTTAGCACTCATTGCATCTGAGACTGCGCATTCCAGAGACACCCTGATGGATTTCTTAAATTCTACATTCTATGCACATCAGACAACAATGTCGCTGTTAGAAGACACAGCGGATAAGGTGCTGGAATTTTTAGAACAGGAAGAGATGATACAAACATCCAATGAAGTTATTAAGGCTACATTTTTTGGAAAGAGGGTTTCTGATTTGTATATAGACCCTCTCAGCGCAATAAAATTAAGAGACGCCCTTCGAAATTACACAGACGGAAAGACCATATTTGGATTTCTGCAGGCAATATGTTCTACTCCAGACCTGCTTCCGCTTTATCTGAAAGTCGGTGAGGACATAAAATATGATGAAGTTGTAATTAGAAGATCCGGCGAACTGCTTCTTGAACCCCCTAATGAGTTCAGTGAGGATTATGAATTCTACCTCACTGAGATTAAGACTGCATGTATGATCGAATCCTGGATTGATGAAAAGGATGAAGATGAGCTTTTATCAGAGTTTGGAATCGGTCCCGGAGATTTGAGAAACAAGGCAGATACTGCAGAATGGCTGATCTACGCTACGAGGGAACTTTCAAACATTTTCAATAAGGATGCTTACCCAATGCTCACAGAACTTATGGCAAGATTGAAAAATGGTGTCAAACCAGAGCTTCTTGAGCTGGTACGCTTAAAAGGAGTGGGCAGAGCTAGAGCCAGATCTATGTATACATACAATATCCGAAGTTTTGAAGATATCCGCAACACAGAAATGCAGAAACTAGCAAGAATTCCCAGCATAAATCTTAAACTGGCTGAGAGGATCAAACGACAAGTTGATCCGCAGTGGTCATCTAAAAATGAGAAAGTGGAAATGAAGGAACCAGTTAAACAGGTTCCTCCACCTCCGCATCAAAAAAGTCTTTTTGATTTTTAA
- the thrC gene encoding threonine synthase, with amino-acid sequence MHKIKCFECGSEITDPFLDACPKCGGILTIETDLDAVANLKPKDLREKPLNVWRYAPFLPVKCNVSLLEGGTPLYDCRALSKQLGVKEVYVKYEGANPTGSFKDRGMTVGVSKAIELGCQTVGCASTGNTSASLAAYAAKGGLNCVVLLPSGKVAAGKLAQAMFYGAKVVMVNGNFDDALNVVKSLADERVLYLLNSINPYRPEGQKTLAFEIVDQLNFEVPDRIIIPVGNAANIWAVYKALSEWKALGWIDKMPKLTGIQAEGAAPVAKAFKEGSSDFQPELNPETIATAIRIGNPASGRKALKAIYDTKGYSTTVTDAEILDAQKLLGRKEGVGVEPASAASIAGLVKLRNEGVIDSDERVVCVCTGNVLKDPDTVIKSCGNILNAEPNVTDVKRVIA; translated from the coding sequence ATGCATAAAATAAAATGTTTTGAGTGTGGATCGGAAATTACTGATCCATTTTTAGATGCCTGCCCTAAGTGCGGCGGAATTTTAACGATAGAAACAGATCTGGATGCAGTTGCAAATCTCAAACCAAAAGATCTGAGAGAGAAACCATTGAATGTCTGGAGATACGCTCCGTTCCTGCCTGTTAAGTGCAATGTTTCCCTGTTGGAAGGAGGAACTCCCCTTTATGACTGCAGGGCTCTGAGCAAACAGCTTGGTGTCAAAGAAGTATATGTGAAGTATGAGGGAGCGAATCCAACAGGTTCATTCAAAGATCGTGGTATGACCGTTGGTGTATCTAAGGCAATAGAACTTGGATGTCAGACCGTTGGATGCGCTTCAACAGGCAATACCTCTGCATCACTGGCCGCATACGCAGCCAAAGGCGGTTTGAATTGCGTAGTACTGCTTCCATCTGGAAAAGTTGCTGCCGGTAAATTAGCTCAGGCAATGTTCTACGGTGCGAAGGTTGTAATGGTCAATGGAAACTTTGACGATGCATTAAATGTTGTAAAATCCCTTGCAGACGAGCGCGTTTTGTACTTATTAAACAGCATAAACCCATACCGTCCGGAAGGCCAGAAAACATTAGCCTTTGAGATTGTAGATCAGCTGAACTTTGAGGTTCCAGACAGAATCATCATCCCTGTTGGAAACGCTGCTAATATCTGGGCTGTATACAAAGCACTGTCTGAATGGAAAGCATTAGGCTGGATCGACAAGATGCCTAAACTCACCGGTATTCAGGCAGAAGGAGCGGCCCCAGTTGCAAAGGCCTTTAAAGAAGGCTCTTCGGATTTTCAGCCTGAATTAAATCCCGAGACGATCGCTACTGCGATAAGAATCGGAAATCCTGCCAGTGGCAGAAAAGCTTTAAAGGCAATATATGACACAAAAGGCTACTCAACCACTGTAACCGATGCAGAAATTCTCGATGCCCAGAAGTTACTGGGACGTAAAGAAGGAGTTGGTGTCGAACCAGCATCTGCAGCATCCATTGCAGGATTGGTTAAACTCAGAAACGAAGGTGTCATCGATTCCGATGAACGCGTAGTGTGCGTCTGTACTGGCAATGTGCTGAAAGATCCTGACACAGTCATAAAATCCTGTGGAAATATCCTGAATGCAGAGCCAAACGTAACTGATGTCAAACGCGTTATAGCTTAA
- a CDS encoding homoserine kinase, with the protein MEKVKVVAPATLSNLGSGFDVFGMALSEPFDIIEARKTSEPGVIIESVEGWGAEVITLDAALNSTGVAAAEVLKKSNADFGIAFNIKKGFRPGSGIGSSGASAAGGAVAANLLLKNKLPPRDIVACAAESERVTSGSFHADNVGPCVLGGFTVIRCYEPLELKKITPPKNLGVVVVMPSFTVKTLDARTVIPKQVKLSDMIYEVGNASSLVLGMCSGDVDLIGKSMTDIVVEPSRSKLNPGLMDAKKAAIEAGAAGSFLGGSGPCVIAIFDNSLTDGKPILDAMLDSYKRANIAVDKTWITTWGEGCRSL; encoded by the coding sequence ATGGAAAAAGTAAAGGTTGTCGCTCCGGCAACACTTTCCAACCTTGGATCCGGATTCGATGTGTTTGGAATGGCATTATCCGAACCATTTGATATTATCGAGGCCAGGAAAACCAGTGAACCTGGAGTTATCATAGAATCTGTTGAGGGATGGGGTGCCGAAGTTATAACTCTGGATGCAGCTCTAAACTCAACCGGGGTAGCAGCGGCCGAAGTTCTGAAAAAAAGCAATGCAGATTTTGGTATAGCATTCAACATCAAAAAGGGGTTCCGCCCTGGATCTGGGATAGGTTCTTCTGGGGCTTCTGCCGCCGGCGGCGCCGTAGCAGCAAACCTGCTTTTAAAAAATAAACTCCCTCCAAGAGATATTGTAGCCTGTGCTGCAGAATCTGAGAGAGTAACTTCTGGAAGTTTTCATGCGGATAACGTAGGTCCTTGCGTTTTAGGCGGATTCACGGTAATCCGCTGCTATGAGCCTCTTGAACTTAAGAAAATAACCCCACCTAAAAATCTGGGTGTTGTTGTAGTAATGCCATCCTTTACGGTAAAAACACTTGATGCACGAACAGTAATTCCCAAACAAGTCAAACTGAGTGACATGATTTATGAAGTCGGGAATGCTTCATCTTTAGTTTTGGGAATGTGCAGCGGGGACGTTGATTTAATTGGTAAGAGCATGACTGATATTGTTGTAGAACCTTCACGGTCTAAGCTCAATCCCGGGCTTATGGATGCTAAGAAAGCAGCCATTGAAGCAGGAGCAGCAGGCTCATTTTTGGGTGGATCCGGTCCCTGCGTTATAGCAATATTTGATAATTCACTAACTGATGGAAAACCTATTCTGGATGCAATGCTTGACAGCTATAAACGGGCAAACATTGCAGTTGATAAAACCTGGATCACCACGTGGGGTGAAGGGTGCAGGAGTTTATAA
- the cgi121 gene encoding KEOPS complex subunit Cgi121, which yields MAEVTVIGATGSFEIEDFKMKLQEMGVLGIDPEMVCGKDHLISAANCAVRAFSSNRNVCSTLAMETMLYASGEHQILKAADKMGIKSNNAVALVIFDMKMEEVLSKLNLKQDDSLLEPSEEKMMRFGIDESEMHSVPENKKYDLILEHVAFAALKK from the coding sequence ATGGCTGAGGTAACTGTAATCGGCGCGACCGGCTCGTTTGAAATAGAAGATTTTAAAATGAAACTTCAGGAAATGGGAGTGCTAGGTATAGATCCTGAAATGGTCTGTGGAAAAGATCATCTCATTTCGGCTGCCAACTGCGCCGTCAGAGCATTTTCATCAAACAGAAATGTATGCAGCACTTTAGCTATGGAGACCATGCTCTATGCATCGGGAGAGCACCAGATATTAAAAGCCGCAGACAAGATGGGAATTAAGTCCAACAATGCAGTGGCATTAGTGATATTTGATATGAAAATGGAAGAGGTTCTTTCCAAATTAAATTTAAAACAGGATGATTCACTACTAGAGCCCTCAGAAGAAAAAATGATGAGGTTCGGGATAGATGAATCCGAAATGCATTCTGTTCCTGAGAATAAAAAGTATGATTTGATCTTGGAACATGTAGCATTTGCAGCTTTAAAAAAATGA
- a CDS encoding DUF2776 domain-containing protein has protein sequence MNYKMSILFRIIPLAMGVICLAFGMYVRTMSIGSGYIIAGNVLIALTAICIALFSTAATIIRQLINKFSRADRIVLPILGYTAGVITCLCGIYLFIFGKTTDDIVSGNVVFGVGLIACCVATVAISSAKFTMIPQNSENLTYKDVPSNRYSNSRYYAYFSVPIVATAIALIYASVLIGRNTPPDFVAGHVMVGLGLVCASLIALVGTVLRQIQNKFGKKERWIWSVFVGIMGSICIIWGIAIMIPYSAAAVAPGFVLIGLGMICYSISSKVILLASVWRRNEPLANRIPLIPIVTALTCLFLSAFLFETSYLNSNFFVPSHIMVGLGAVCFTLFAIVSILESGTSK, from the coding sequence CTGAATTACAAGATGAGTATACTTTTCCGCATAATTCCCTTGGCTATGGGTGTGATCTGCTTAGCTTTTGGGATGTACGTCCGCACGATGAGTATTGGAAGCGGATATATTATTGCAGGAAATGTTCTGATAGCACTCACTGCCATATGCATAGCTCTATTTTCCACAGCGGCCACAATCATAAGGCAGCTCATTAATAAGTTCAGCAGAGCTGATCGAATTGTCCTTCCGATTTTAGGATATACAGCGGGAGTAATTACGTGTCTGTGTGGAATATATTTATTCATTTTTGGAAAAACAACGGATGATATAGTTTCAGGAAATGTTGTTTTTGGAGTTGGATTGATCGCTTGCTGTGTTGCTACAGTCGCAATTTCATCTGCTAAATTTACAATGATTCCACAAAATTCTGAAAATCTAACTTATAAAGATGTGCCATCTAACAGATATTCAAATTCAAGATACTATGCGTATTTCAGCGTCCCGATAGTTGCTACTGCAATCGCTTTGATTTATGCAAGTGTGCTTATCGGCAGAAATACCCCTCCAGACTTTGTAGCAGGACATGTCATGGTTGGATTAGGACTCGTGTGTGCAAGCCTTATAGCACTCGTTGGAACGGTTCTGCGCCAGATACAAAACAAGTTTGGCAAAAAAGAACGCTGGATATGGTCGGTATTTGTTGGAATTATGGGATCGATATGCATAATCTGGGGAATTGCAATCATGATTCCGTACAGTGCTGCGGCTGTTGCTCCAGGGTTTGTACTGATCGGCCTGGGAATGATTTGTTACAGCATCTCAAGCAAGGTCATTCTCCTTGCTTCAGTGTGGCGCAGAAATGAACCTCTGGCAAACCGTATTCCATTGATACCCATTGTAACTGCTTTGACGTGTCTGTTCCTTTCAGCATTCCTCTTTGAGACCTCATATCTCAATTCAAACTTCTTTGTTCCATCACACATTATGGTAGGTTTGGGAGCAGTGTGTTTCACATTGTTTGCAATAGTATCAATATTGGAGTCTGGAACTTCAAAGTAA
- a CDS encoding Zn-ribbon domain-containing OB-fold protein, with the protein MTVARFWRENSARYNLVGVKCGNCGKVFFPPRTICPECRRLSIGKMEPYKLRGDGEVFTFSIVHDAPSQLELQKPYIMAIIEMAEGVRITAQIIDCDPAEVHIGMKVRATMRKIREEGASGIIHYGYKFIPINK; encoded by the coding sequence ATGACAGTTGCTAGATTCTGGAGAGAGAACTCTGCAAGATACAACCTGGTGGGAGTGAAATGCGGCAATTGCGGCAAAGTCTTCTTCCCTCCAAGAACCATTTGTCCAGAATGCCGCCGTCTCAGTATTGGAAAGATGGAGCCGTATAAACTAAGAGGCGATGGAGAAGTTTTTACATTTTCCATCGTTCATGATGCACCATCTCAGCTGGAGCTGCAGAAACCATATATCATGGCAATTATTGAAATGGCTGAAGGAGTACGCATAACTGCTCAAATTATAGATTGCGATCCTGCAGAGGTGCATATAGGGATGAAAGTAAGAGCCACGATGCGTAAAATCCGTGAAGAAGGAGCATCTGGTATAATCCATTATGGTTATAAATTCATACCTATTAATAAATAA
- a CDS encoding thiolase domain-containing protein, protein MREVAIIGIGDTKFGELWGMSLRDLGINAGLAAINDAKLSGDEIDALYVGNMSAGKYVDQEHIGALIADYSGMSKNYIPATRIEAAGASGGLAFRQGYMSVASGATDIVVVGGAEKMTDVGDVLSTEIQAMAADQQWETFFGATFPALHAMIARRHMHDYNTTRDQIAQVAVKNHKHGSLNPKAQFQKEIKLETVLRAAPVADPLRMFDCAPVSDGAAAVVLCAMDKAKKYTDTPVKVLASGQASDTLALAHRKNICEFKATSIAASKAFKQAKLTPSDVQIAEVHDNFTISEILAIEDLGFFPKGEGGKATENGETEIGSKLAVNTSGGLKARGDPMGATGIAQIVELVTQLRGEAGKRQVPDAKVGLAQNVGGTGATAVVNILERVN, encoded by the coding sequence ATGAGAGAAGTAGCGATTATTGGAATTGGAGATACGAAATTTGGTGAATTATGGGGGATGTCCCTTAGAGATCTGGGAATCAATGCCGGACTGGCAGCAATAAATGATGCCAAACTGTCTGGAGATGAGATTGATGCGCTGTATGTTGGAAACATGTCTGCAGGCAAATATGTCGATCAGGAACATATTGGGGCATTGATAGCGGATTATTCCGGCATGTCTAAAAATTACATACCAGCCACTAGAATCGAAGCGGCTGGTGCTTCCGGCGGTCTAGCTTTTCGTCAGGGATACATGTCTGTAGCTTCTGGAGCAACAGATATTGTTGTTGTAGGAGGAGCAGAAAAGATGACTGACGTTGGAGATGTACTCTCTACTGAAATTCAGGCAATGGCTGCAGATCAGCAGTGGGAAACATTCTTTGGAGCTACATTTCCAGCTCTCCATGCAATGATCGCAAGGAGACACATGCACGATTATAACACAACAAGGGATCAGATTGCTCAGGTAGCTGTGAAGAATCACAAACATGGTTCATTGAACCCAAAAGCTCAGTTCCAGAAGGAAATAAAACTGGAAACTGTGCTGAGAGCAGCACCAGTGGCAGATCCTCTGCGGATGTTTGACTGTGCTCCTGTTTCAGATGGTGCCGCAGCCGTAGTTCTGTGCGCCATGGATAAAGCTAAAAAGTATACAGATACGCCCGTTAAGGTGCTGGCGTCAGGACAGGCCTCTGACACACTCGCGCTGGCACATCGCAAAAACATCTGCGAGTTTAAAGCAACATCAATCGCAGCATCTAAAGCATTTAAGCAGGCAAAGCTGACACCAAGTGATGTCCAGATTGCAGAAGTGCATGATAACTTTACCATCTCTGAAATTCTTGCAATTGAAGACCTTGGATTTTTCCCTAAAGGCGAGGGTGGAAAAGCTACAGAAAATGGAGAAACTGAGATCGGTTCCAAGCTGGCAGTAAACACCTCTGGAGGCCTAAAAGCCAGAGGAGACCCGATGGGTGCTACAGGAATTGCTCAGATAGTTGAGCTTGTAACACAATTGAGGGGAGAAGCAGGTAAGAGGCAGGTCCCCGATGCAAAAGTAGGCCTAGCTCAGAATGTCGGTGGAACTGGTGCTACTGCGGTAGTTAATATTTTAGAGAGGGTGAACTAA
- a CDS encoding hydroxymethylglutaryl-CoA synthase — protein sequence MDVGIVSYGAYIPRYRITPQEIGRVWGTDGEAMSRNLFIISKSVPSPDEDVVTIAVEAARNMMKRSTVDPAEIGSIYVGSESHPYAVKPTGTIVAEAIEASPNLTAADFEFACKAGTAAIQCCMGLVGSGMIKYGVAIGADTSQGAPGDALEFSASAGGAAYLIGRDKLIAKINKTCSYTTDTPDFWRREGAHYPSHGGRFTGEPAYFKHVTSAAKMLMEEMGTTPEDYDYAVFHQPNGKFPVRVAKQLGFTEEQINAGLLTPFIGNTYSGAVPLGLASVLDIAKPDQHVFVVAYGSGAGSDAFDITVTPAIRKFRKEAAPSVRDLVENKKFLDYASYAKVRGKIRMKEASQ from the coding sequence ATGGACGTTGGAATTGTAAGTTACGGGGCATACATCCCTAGATATCGAATAACTCCCCAGGAAATCGGCAGAGTATGGGGTACCGATGGAGAGGCCATGAGCCGCAATCTCTTCATTATCTCTAAATCTGTACCGTCTCCAGATGAAGATGTTGTAACTATTGCGGTTGAAGCTGCCAGAAATATGATGAAGAGATCTACAGTGGATCCAGCTGAAATAGGCTCAATATATGTTGGATCAGAATCTCACCCATATGCTGTCAAGCCTACAGGGACAATCGTTGCAGAAGCCATCGAAGCATCTCCAAATCTTACAGCTGCTGATTTTGAGTTTGCCTGTAAGGCAGGAACAGCCGCCATCCAGTGTTGTATGGGATTGGTCGGTTCTGGAATGATTAAATATGGTGTAGCCATTGGAGCGGACACGTCTCAGGGTGCTCCGGGAGATGCTTTAGAATTTTCAGCATCAGCAGGGGGCGCAGCATATCTTATCGGCAGAGATAAGCTCATTGCAAAAATCAATAAGACTTGTTCATATACTACAGATACTCCCGATTTTTGGAGGCGTGAGGGAGCTCATTATCCTTCACACGGCGGACGTTTTACGGGAGAGCCAGCATACTTTAAGCATGTGACTTCTGCGGCTAAAATGCTTATGGAAGAAATGGGAACCACCCCAGAGGACTATGACTATGCAGTATTCCACCAGCCTAACGGAAAGTTCCCTGTGCGGGTAGCTAAACAGCTTGGGTTTACAGAAGAGCAGATAAATGCAGGGCTGCTGACTCCCTTTATCGGTAACACTTACTCAGGCGCTGTACCCTTGGGATTAGCTTCAGTACTTGATATCGCCAAACCGGATCAGCACGTCTTCGTAGTGGCATATGGTTCCGGCGCCGGGTCGGATGCATTTGACATTACAGTAACGCCAGCAATACGCAAATTCAGAAAGGAAGCGGCACCGTCCGTAAGGGATTTGGTGGAGAATAAGAAATTTTTAGATTATGCTTCATATGCAAAAGTTCGTGGAAAGATAAGAATGAAGGAGGCATCCCAATGA